In the Pseudomonas orientalis genome, one interval contains:
- a CDS encoding glutamine synthetase family protein gives MKSPSATLLAEVRTFRQNHPDVRYVDLIALDIAGHFYGKRYPVEMLEKVAAGGPLKLPQNAVLLGAQGGLFKIGDYCFNDGDPDANRRLVPGTLKPVSWESQPLGQMLITSDGTEAPIEFEPREVLANVLERLHLKGIHPVVAFELEFYLFDKKLDNGLPQFPRDPLSDDADDQPTLHIERLSRFGDVLDDMAQTARAQGIDITVITAEIGPGQFEINFGHCDDGLRAADWAALFCRSTRGVALKHGYRASFMAKPYLQFPGSGMHVHVSLYDGAGNNLLAAHQQQPLRHAVAGCLALLPHCMPIFAPNHNALRRLGGTVNAATRASWGFEDRDACVRIPESDPRNLRIEHRLASADANPYLVLAAILAGLEHGLEAKQEPIAPLNEDRSSGTDFPVEMLDAVRAMRHQPVVRDKLGAEFVEVYCENKRQDHLAFQQEIHAREYRWFL, from the coding sequence GTGAAAAGCCCATCTGCGACCCTGCTGGCCGAAGTCCGGACCTTCCGCCAGAACCACCCCGACGTGCGCTATGTCGACCTGATCGCCCTGGACATTGCGGGGCATTTCTACGGCAAGCGCTACCCGGTGGAGATGCTCGAGAAAGTCGCCGCCGGCGGCCCCTTGAAGCTGCCGCAGAACGCCGTATTGCTGGGGGCCCAGGGCGGGTTGTTCAAGATTGGCGACTACTGCTTCAACGACGGTGACCCGGACGCCAATCGGCGCCTGGTGCCGGGTACGCTCAAGCCGGTGAGCTGGGAGTCGCAGCCGCTGGGGCAGATGCTGATCACCTCCGACGGCACCGAAGCGCCGATCGAATTCGAACCCCGCGAAGTCCTGGCCAACGTGCTGGAGCGCCTGCATCTCAAAGGTATTCACCCGGTCGTGGCGTTTGAGCTGGAGTTCTATCTGTTCGACAAAAAGCTCGACAACGGCCTGCCGCAATTCCCCCGCGACCCGCTGAGCGATGATGCCGACGACCAGCCCACCCTGCATATCGAACGGCTGTCGCGCTTTGGCGACGTGCTGGACGACATGGCGCAAACCGCCAGGGCCCAGGGCATCGATATCACGGTGATCACCGCCGAAATCGGCCCGGGCCAGTTCGAAATCAACTTCGGCCATTGCGACGACGGCCTGCGCGCCGCCGACTGGGCCGCCCTGTTCTGCCGCAGCACGCGCGGGGTTGCACTCAAGCACGGCTACCGCGCCAGCTTCATGGCCAAGCCCTACCTGCAGTTTCCCGGCAGCGGCATGCATGTGCACGTGAGCCTGTATGACGGCGCGGGCAACAATCTGCTGGCAGCGCATCAGCAGCAGCCGTTGCGCCACGCCGTCGCCGGTTGCCTGGCGTTGCTGCCCCACTGCATGCCGATCTTCGCGCCGAACCACAACGCCTTGCGCCGCCTGGGCGGTACGGTCAACGCCGCCACCCGCGCCAGCTGGGGCTTCGAAGACCGCGATGCGTGCGTGCGCATTCCCGAGTCAGACCCGCGCAACCTGCGTATCGAGCATCGCCTGGCCAGCGCCGACGCCAATCCCTACCTGGTGTTGGCGGCGATCCTCGCCGGTTTGGAGCATGGCCTCGAAGCCAAGCAAGAACCTATCGCACCGCTGAATGAAGACCGCAGCAGTGGTACCGATTTCCCCGTGGAAATGCTCGACGCCGTGCGCGCCATGCGCCATCAGCCGGTGGTGCGCGACAAGCTGGGTGCGGAATTTGTCGAGGTGTATTGTGAGAACAAACGCCAGGACCACCTGGCGTTCCAGCAGGAGATTCATGCGCGGGAATATCGCTGGTTCCTCTGA
- a CDS encoding helix-turn-helix domain-containing protein, translating into MTLQDELATLAALIHDLRKHKKLTLAQLAQKIERSVGFLSQVERGLSRPTVADLTAISHALDVPTTYFYSLPKPKAVDWVTRPNERRTLYYANGITDILVSPSMNGAFSMLDSLLAPGANSGEQTMSDRAEQAGFVLEGELTLWVEGEADAVTLGPGDSFHLASFAHCRYANLTDLPARVLWVYN; encoded by the coding sequence ATGACACTCCAAGACGAACTCGCCACCCTCGCCGCCCTGATCCACGACCTGCGCAAGCACAAGAAACTCACCCTGGCCCAGCTCGCGCAAAAGATCGAGCGGTCGGTAGGTTTTCTGTCCCAGGTCGAGCGTGGCCTGTCGCGCCCGACCGTGGCTGACCTCACCGCCATCAGCCACGCCCTCGACGTCCCCACCACTTACTTCTACAGCCTGCCCAAACCCAAGGCGGTGGACTGGGTTACCCGCCCCAATGAGCGGCGCACGCTGTACTACGCCAATGGCATCACCGACATCCTCGTCTCGCCCAGCATGAACGGCGCGTTTTCGATGCTCGACAGCCTGCTGGCACCCGGCGCCAACAGTGGTGAACAGACCATGAGCGACCGTGCCGAACAGGCCGGTTTCGTGCTGGAGGGTGAGTTGACCCTGTGGGTTGAAGGTGAAGCCGATGCAGTCACCCTCGGCCCTGGCGACAGCTTCCATCTCGCCAGCTTCGCCCACTGCCGCTACGCCAACCTGACCGACCTGCCCGCCCGCGTGCTGTGGGTTTACAACTAG
- a CDS encoding RcnB family protein, which yields MKSNSLIACVLVAASLSTASFVVQAGDTPQETVQPSNINARDLKEGDRAPDMLMREESAVKDWKKHGLKQPEDESQWARVGDKYVLLKTTNGTILEITPVKK from the coding sequence ATGAAGTCCAACTCCCTAATTGCCTGTGTTCTCGTTGCCGCAAGCCTGTCTACCGCCAGTTTCGTGGTGCAGGCCGGCGACACGCCTCAGGAAACTGTGCAGCCTTCGAACATCAATGCGCGTGACTTGAAAGAAGGTGATCGCGCCCCGGACATGTTGATGCGCGAGGAATCAGCAGTTAAAGACTGGAAAAAACACGGCCTCAAGCAGCCCGAAGACGAGAGTCAATGGGCCCGTGTAGGTGACAAGTACGTCCTGCTCAAAACTACCAATGGCACCATCCTAGAGATCACGCCGGTCAAGAAATAA
- a CDS encoding DUF1652 domain-containing protein — MFTLSQLRNCIEEGLSPLTCEFTLCRDASLTLKVFDAETGRVDLVVTGISTNRLQTPEEVAKMVDELRYELQSNTVGKLTLDDLPSASPQ; from the coding sequence ATGTTTACCCTCTCTCAACTGCGAAACTGCATCGAAGAAGGCCTGTCGCCGCTGACCTGCGAATTCACCCTGTGCCGGGATGCATCCTTGACCCTCAAGGTATTCGACGCAGAAACCGGCCGGGTCGACCTGGTGGTCACCGGGATCAGCACCAACCGGCTGCAGACCCCCGAGGAAGTAGCGAAGATGGTCGATGAATTGCGCTACGAACTGCAGAGCAATACGGTCGGCAAACTCACGCTGGATGATTTGCCTTCAGCTTCGCCCCAATAA
- a CDS encoding PAS domain S-box protein — MTQDVLAKETNRRQLQQIISGLSDGVILAEIDQTILWANEAALAMHGVGDVMGLGANTRQYAERFNLRYRNNHPLQLDSYPLARAAAGDEFSDVIVEVIPTADPEKTWVHRLRSLVITDSKGEPELLVLILSDATEWASAEQRFEKTFNANPAPAVICRLSDLRYIKVNQGFLEMTGYNRDQVIGKSVYELDVLEHAERKDLAIERLGQGATIPQMQAELRLPEGGSKLVVVAGQPLDMNEEDCMLFSFMDLEPRRKAEIALRQSEERFAKSFRLTPVPTLVCNAANRQVVDVNEAFMSITGYISEELIGKSIEEINFIDSLPASAQLFATLEKAGNLDGHDLKVRKKGNEVIDCVVSADTVVIQDVPCYLLVFMNITERKRSELELVAAIEEVMQDASWFSQTLIEKLANAKSVNSPNLPNVSFTDLTARERDVLGLICEGLADKEIASRLKLAPNTVRNHVATVYSKLGVHSRSAAIVWARERGLFAGELRVKSRR; from the coding sequence ATGACACAGGATGTTCTTGCCAAAGAAACCAATCGCCGCCAACTGCAACAGATCATCTCCGGGTTATCCGACGGTGTGATCCTGGCGGAGATCGATCAGACCATCCTCTGGGCCAACGAAGCTGCACTGGCCATGCACGGTGTAGGCGATGTCATGGGGCTGGGCGCCAACACCAGGCAATACGCCGAGCGCTTCAATTTGCGCTATCGCAACAACCACCCCCTGCAACTCGATAGCTACCCGCTGGCCCGCGCGGCGGCGGGAGATGAGTTCAGCGACGTGATTGTGGAGGTTATTCCCACCGCCGACCCGGAAAAAACCTGGGTACATCGCCTGCGCAGCCTGGTCATCACCGATTCAAAAGGTGAACCGGAGCTGCTGGTGCTGATCCTCAGCGATGCCACCGAATGGGCCAGCGCCGAGCAGCGCTTTGAAAAAACCTTCAACGCCAACCCTGCCCCCGCTGTGATCTGCCGCCTGAGCGACCTGCGCTACATCAAGGTCAATCAGGGCTTCCTGGAAATGACCGGCTACAACCGCGATCAGGTCATCGGCAAATCCGTGTACGAACTGGACGTGCTTGAACACGCCGAGCGCAAGGACCTGGCTATCGAGCGCCTGGGGCAAGGCGCAACCATTCCGCAGATGCAGGCCGAATTGAGGTTGCCCGAAGGCGGCAGCAAGCTGGTTGTCGTGGCCGGCCAGCCCCTGGACATGAATGAAGAAGATTGCATGCTGTTCTCGTTCATGGACCTGGAGCCGCGTCGCAAGGCGGAAATCGCCCTGCGCCAGAGTGAAGAGCGATTCGCCAAATCGTTCCGCCTCACCCCAGTGCCGACGCTGGTGTGCAACGCCGCCAATCGCCAGGTTGTGGACGTCAACGAAGCATTCATGAGCATTACCGGTTACATCAGTGAAGAACTGATCGGCAAGTCCATCGAAGAAATCAACTTCATCGACAGCCTGCCCGCCAGCGCGCAATTGTTCGCCACGCTGGAAAAAGCCGGGAACCTCGACGGCCATGACCTGAAGGTACGCAAGAAAGGCAATGAAGTGATCGATTGCGTAGTGTCCGCCGACACGGTAGTAATCCAGGATGTGCCGTGCTACCTGCTGGTGTTCATGAACATTACCGAACGCAAGCGCTCGGAGCTGGAACTGGTGGCGGCCATCGAGGAAGTAATGCAGGACGCCTCCTGGTTCAGCCAGACCCTGATCGAGAAACTGGCCAACGCCAAAAGCGTCAACAGCCCTAACCTGCCGAACGTTTCCTTCACCGACCTCACGGCCCGTGAACGGGACGTGCTGGGCCTGATCTGCGAGGGCCTGGCCGACAAGGAGATCGCCTCGCGCTTGAAGCTGGCACCCAATACCGTGCGCAATCACGTGGCCACGGTGTACTCCAAACTGGGCGTTCACAGCCGCAGCGCGGCCATCGTCTGGGCCCGTGAACGCGGGCTTTTTGCGGGTGAACTGCGGGTGAAAAGCAGGCGCTGA
- a CDS encoding DUF6124 family protein, whose translation MEKLVPAPPAPELQFFATTPDLSFEDALAHASSVLRCAAVAAQTAGEQLDGTSRTLVISVMHLVEMASVMVDRSLECILPR comes from the coding sequence ATGGAAAAGCTCGTCCCCGCACCACCCGCCCCAGAACTGCAATTCTTTGCCACCACACCCGACCTCAGCTTCGAAGACGCCCTGGCCCATGCCAGCAGCGTGTTGCGTTGTGCAGCCGTTGCCGCGCAGACGGCGGGTGAGCAGTTGGATGGCACTTCGCGCACCTTGGTGATTTCGGTCATGCACCTGGTGGAAATGGCCAGCGTGATGGTGGATCGTTCGCTGGAATGCATACTGCCGCGATAA